A DNA window from Altererythrobacter sp. B11 contains the following coding sequences:
- a CDS encoding RNA polymerase sigma factor — protein MLRFLQARGAGDAAEDLLQELWLKISAARTGPVAAPEAYLFRAANSLMIDRYRARRQAELRERDWVEVNGEGDRDVSDAPLPDRALIARQQAELVDRTLEELGSRPAAIFRRHRVDGVPQRQVAVEFGVSLSTVESDLRTAYAALARLRERLDEV, from the coding sequence TTGCTGCGCTTTCTGCAAGCGCGCGGCGCGGGCGACGCGGCGGAGGACTTGCTGCAGGAGCTCTGGCTGAAGATTTCGGCAGCCCGCACCGGGCCGGTGGCCGCTCCCGAAGCCTATCTGTTCCGCGCGGCCAACAGCCTGATGATCGACCGCTATCGCGCGCGGCGGCAGGCCGAACTGCGCGAGCGAGATTGGGTGGAGGTGAACGGTGAGGGCGACAGGGATGTGTCGGACGCGCCATTGCCGGACCGGGCGCTGATCGCCCGGCAGCAGGCGGAGCTGGTGGATCGCACCCTGGAAGAGCTCGGCAGCCGCCCGGCCGCCATCTTCCGGCGGCACCGCGTGGACGGCGTCCCCCAACGCCAGGTGGCGGTGGAATTCGGCGTGAGCCTGAGCACGGTGGAAAGCGATCTGCGGACTGCCTATGCCGCGCTGGCACGATTGCGGGAGCGCTTGGATGAGGTTTGA
- a CDS encoding FecR family protein, with translation MAHDETILQQAAGWAARTGNPDFDDWEEFTLWLEADPAHGRAYDHVMFAAAQAAESIERSVPAANDGAEAAPRFAAPRRWIGSAIAACLLAVVAIALWPGGRERFETAPGETRVIALADGGRIALAGGTVLQVDPENPREASLEAGQALFTIPHDPARPFRLAVGGDTVMDVGTVFDVKRDPQAVIVAVAEGAVLFNPDGQKVTLRPGQMLSSPVGSDSYRIEAVPPVQVGEWQDGRLTFRDAPLEQVAADLARATGIAFRPAAGAEQRRISGSVLLPPIREDPRALGQLLGTRLDRVDEAWVIQAP, from the coding sequence ATGGCGCATGACGAGACGATTCTTCAGCAGGCTGCAGGCTGGGCGGCGCGCACCGGGAATCCCGACTTCGACGACTGGGAGGAATTCACCCTCTGGCTCGAGGCGGACCCCGCGCATGGCCGTGCGTATGACCATGTGATGTTCGCCGCCGCCCAGGCGGCGGAGAGCATCGAGCGCTCGGTGCCTGCCGCAAATGATGGAGCCGAGGCTGCGCCCCGCTTCGCTGCGCCGCGCCGATGGATCGGCAGCGCCATCGCGGCGTGCCTGCTCGCCGTGGTCGCTATCGCCCTGTGGCCGGGCGGGCGGGAGCGGTTCGAGACGGCGCCGGGTGAAACGCGGGTCATCGCGCTTGCGGATGGCGGCCGCATCGCGCTCGCGGGCGGCACGGTGCTGCAGGTCGATCCGGAGAACCCGCGGGAAGCCAGCCTCGAAGCAGGGCAGGCGCTGTTCACCATCCCCCACGATCCGGCGCGGCCTTTCCGGCTGGCTGTGGGTGGCGATACAGTGATGGACGTGGGCACGGTGTTCGACGTGAAGCGCGATCCACAGGCGGTGATTGTGGCCGTGGCCGAGGGGGCCGTGCTGTTCAATCCGGATGGGCAGAAGGTGACGCTGCGCCCGGGGCAGATGCTGTCCAGCCCGGTGGGATCGGACAGCTATCGGATCGAGGCGGTGCCGCCGGTGCAGGTCGGCGAATGGCAGGACGGTCGGCTGACCTTCCGCGATGCGCCGCTGGAGCAGGTGGCGGCCGATCTGGCGCGGGCCACCGGCATCGCTTTTCGTCCAGCCGCGGGCGCGGAGCAGCGGCGCATCTCAGGCAGCGTGCTGTTGCCACCGATCCGCGAAGATCCCCGGGCGCTGGGCCAACTGCTCGGCACGCGGCTTGATCGGGTGGATGAGGCCTGGGTGATCCAGGCCCCCTGA
- a CDS encoding TonB-dependent receptor, with protein sequence MTLDVPAGSAADAAVVIARQTGISIVIADSAVAKRRVGPWRGTFTPQQAVERLARAAGARAIPVGTLGWRLVAREAGASPRRAAPSAPPPPPPPPEAVGAPILVVASKRDTPLAELAGQVSILDGEELTFGGVGGTEKISQRLATVSSTHLGSGRNKLFIRGIADSSFTGPTQATVGQYLGDLRISYNAPDPDLRLSDLERVEVMEGPQGTLYGAGSLGGIIRMVPNAPEPGVFVASAMVGGSATQHGAPGGDASAMMNLPFAGENGALRLSLDAESQGGYIDKPAMGRDDVNRTTILGGRAAARMRIAPDWTVDVIAVGQSNRGRDSQYTDRGGPPLQSASPMQEGFDADYAQAQLVVSGLIGDIHFRSSTGRTWQQLEERYDATLPDMEPRLFTQNNDTRMFANETRLWQPLGDQFGWLLGASYTHNSTQLTRELETEAVVTSTAGVRNVVDEITVYGEASLRLSDGLIATGGARITDSHLGGAGEDIAPMLAAELRGVTADRGETVFLPSGSLVATVLPRTNLYLRYQEGFRPGGLSIDGEIVRRFRNDHVRTFEVGARHGQPGRGDFDLAASISYTRWDDIQADFIDRSGFPSTANIGDGRIWSLTLAGGVRLMPGLRLDAGISYNDSEVSEPDFLFVSLASLPAVAAPELPVGTVVSDLGQQRYAAASQLGRVPNIADISARAGFSWDRPLTDTLDLSARGWASYIGKSRLGIGPELGALQGGYVDSGLTVRIGRPTLGISVGLANIADVQGNRFALGTPFAIGREQITPLRPRTVRIGLDASW encoded by the coding sequence GTGACGCTGGACGTCCCGGCCGGGAGCGCCGCCGACGCCGCCGTTGTGATCGCCCGGCAGACGGGGATCAGCATCGTCATCGCAGATTCCGCCGTGGCGAAGCGCCGCGTCGGGCCCTGGCGCGGCACCTTCACGCCGCAGCAGGCGGTGGAGCGGCTGGCCCGCGCCGCCGGTGCCCGGGCGATCCCCGTGGGTACGCTGGGCTGGCGGCTGGTGGCGCGGGAGGCTGGCGCTTCGCCCCGCCGCGCCGCCCCCTCGGCCCCGCCACCTCCACCTCCGCCGCCGGAGGCAGTGGGCGCGCCGATCCTGGTGGTGGCGAGCAAGCGCGACACCCCGCTGGCGGAACTGGCCGGGCAGGTATCCATCCTCGATGGGGAGGAACTGACCTTCGGCGGTGTTGGCGGCACCGAGAAGATCAGCCAGCGGCTGGCCACTGTGTCTTCCACGCATCTCGGCAGCGGGCGCAACAAGCTGTTCATTCGCGGCATTGCCGATTCCAGCTTCACCGGGCCCACGCAGGCCACGGTGGGGCAATATCTGGGCGATCTCAGGATCAGCTACAACGCTCCCGATCCCGACCTGCGCCTGTCCGACCTTGAGCGGGTGGAAGTGATGGAGGGGCCGCAGGGCACGCTCTACGGCGCCGGCTCGCTTGGTGGCATCATCCGCATGGTGCCGAACGCCCCCGAACCCGGCGTGTTCGTGGCTTCCGCCATGGTCGGCGGCAGCGCAACGCAGCACGGCGCGCCCGGCGGCGATGCCAGTGCCATGATGAATCTCCCGTTTGCAGGAGAGAATGGTGCCCTCCGCCTGTCGCTCGATGCCGAAAGCCAGGGTGGCTATATCGATAAGCCGGCGATGGGGCGCGATGATGTCAACCGCACCACCATCCTCGGCGGGCGAGCAGCCGCGCGGATGCGCATCGCGCCCGATTGGACTGTCGATGTAATTGCCGTCGGCCAGTCCAACCGTGGGCGGGATAGCCAATATACCGATCGCGGCGGGCCACCGCTCCAAAGCGCCTCGCCCATGCAGGAAGGCTTCGATGCCGATTATGCGCAGGCACAACTGGTCGTGTCCGGCCTGATCGGCGACATCCACTTCCGGTCCTCCACCGGCCGGACATGGCAGCAGCTGGAGGAGCGCTATGATGCCACGCTGCCCGACATGGAACCGCGGCTGTTCACCCAGAACAATGACACGCGGATGTTCGCCAACGAGACGCGGCTGTGGCAGCCGCTGGGCGACCAGTTCGGCTGGTTGCTCGGGGCAAGCTATACACACAATTCGACGCAGCTGACTCGCGAACTCGAAACGGAAGCCGTGGTCACCTCCACCGCCGGCGTCCGCAATGTGGTGGACGAGATCACGGTATATGGGGAGGCGAGCCTGCGCCTTTCCGACGGGCTGATTGCCACCGGCGGTGCCCGCATCACTGATTCCCATCTCGGCGGCGCGGGGGAAGATATCGCCCCCATGCTGGCGGCCGAGCTGCGCGGGGTGACCGCGGACCGCGGCGAGACGGTATTTCTCCCCTCAGGCTCGCTGGTCGCCACGGTACTGCCCCGGACCAACCTTTACCTCCGCTATCAGGAAGGTTTCCGCCCGGGCGGACTTTCCATTGATGGCGAGATCGTGCGCCGCTTCCGCAACGATCATGTGCGCACCTTCGAAGTGGGCGCGCGCCACGGCCAGCCCGGCCGGGGGGATTTCGATCTCGCGGCCAGCATCTCCTACACAAGGTGGGACGATATCCAGGCCGACTTCATCGACCGGTCGGGCTTTCCGAGCACGGCGAATATTGGCGATGGCCGGATATGGAGCCTTACGCTGGCGGGCGGCGTTCGGTTGATGCCCGGCCTGCGGCTTGACGCGGGGATCAGCTATAACGACAGCGAGGTGAGCGAGCCCGATTTCCTGTTCGTATCGCTGGCCAGCCTGCCCGCCGTCGCCGCGCCGGAGCTGCCGGTGGGCACCGTGGTTTCGGACCTCGGACAGCAGCGCTATGCCGCGGCCTCGCAGCTTGGCCGCGTCCCGAACATTGCCGATATCAGTGCCCGCGCAGGCTTCTCCTGGGATCGGCCGCTGACCGACACGCTCGATCTCAGCGCGCGGGGATGGGCAAGTTATATCGGCAAGTCCCGCCTCGGCATCGGGCCTGAGCTGGGGGCGCTGCAGGGTGGTTATGTGGACAGCGGCCTAACCGTTCGGATCGGCCGGCCGACGCTGGGAATCTCCGTGGGGCTTGCCAATATTGCGGACGTGCAGGGCAATCGCTTTGCGCTGGGCACCCCGTTCGCGATCGGGCGCGAGCAGATCACGCCGCTGCGCCCGCGCACGGTGCGGATCGGCCTCGACGCATCCTGGTAG
- a CDS encoding autotransporter outer membrane beta-barrel domain-containing protein, with product MHRYLLATTAALAIATPAAATTVSTKRTDPLRTSTINNGAADAITLDDKGSVVLTAGTAVTMDSDNAVTNGGAISVGNAAGGAGIVAAAGTNGDIVNTGTITVDESYTPTDSDNDGDLDGPFAIGANRFGIRTDGAHTGKVTNGGTITVEGNQSAGIWLGGPLTGTFTHSGKTLVTGDNSVGVRAGDIAGNVRLAGSVTAQGANSMGAQFTGNINGALVVQGAISATGYRATTAPSNTSKLDADDLLQGGSALVVEGDVTGGILLAVAPADTDSAKDDEDGDGIKDAEEGNALVTSFGAAPAMVIGAQSRDITIGSVAGTASGYGLIVDGVVAGKGVYPGVDGNGLVIGGRGGAVTIAKGIGIAGSVTADSAGANATALRLGAGAATPEMHVSGTISATGAASADKAARALVIDTGASLPTLRNSGTIKAAATGKEGVATAILDQSGGLALIENSGTISATGPEGSTGARVAIDLSANATGATIRQTEVAAGKTAPAILGDVRFGAGNDRLEVADGTVAGTVTFGSGANTLALSGDARQSGTLVFGAGNDSVTLAGSAGFNGTADFGGGADTLTLGGTSYFSGTLVNATGLAVNVTGGVLDITKPASIASLNVGASGTLVATLDKTAGAGSLYSVSGTASFAKGSQLALRISDTDNAEGHYVVLEAGSLEGVGDLETTADTIPFMFKAKLDSGAPANQIAVDISRRTTAELGLNRSQSAAYGAIFQALGQDDDIEQVFLGITDGDQFRSAVRQLLPDHAGGVFEGLSLGARAFARRVADPQSPVYSLGGLDVIVSSAFWSMDKSEGLTSAYDVDGLGFSAAGEVDTGLGAFGVSASWLWNETTNGSDNHLVQSDTYELAAYWRGNWGGFTAYGRGSYGLASFRGRRSFFGAAGTKQIERNSTAKWDGTMVTFSGGASYESGKYLFFRPAVPFDYTKLDEDGYTDKGGGKGLDLVVADRKSDEFAANGGLTVGVNFLGAGRTDSNWFRVEGEGGWREIVGGSLGATTAHFAGGEDFTLDPEQPDSGWYGRLRAVGGSRVFEMSGEAGAEKQYDGTALSLRGTLRMAF from the coding sequence ATGCACCGCTATCTGCTTGCCACCACCGCGGCGCTGGCCATTGCCACGCCTGCTGCGGCGACGACTGTTTCCACCAAGCGGACCGATCCGCTGAGGACCTCCACCATCAACAACGGCGCGGCCGACGCGATTACGCTGGACGACAAGGGCTCGGTGGTTCTGACTGCCGGCACGGCGGTCACCATGGACAGCGACAACGCCGTCACCAACGGCGGCGCGATCAGCGTCGGCAATGCCGCAGGCGGTGCGGGTATCGTCGCCGCGGCTGGTACCAATGGGGACATCGTGAACACCGGTACGATCACCGTGGACGAAAGCTACACCCCGACGGATAGCGACAATGACGGTGATCTGGATGGCCCTTTCGCTATCGGGGCAAATCGCTTCGGCATCCGCACCGATGGCGCGCACACGGGCAAGGTCACCAATGGCGGCACGATCACCGTGGAAGGCAACCAGTCCGCCGGCATATGGCTGGGCGGGCCGCTGACCGGCACCTTCACCCACAGCGGGAAGACGCTGGTCACCGGCGACAATTCCGTGGGCGTTCGTGCCGGCGATATCGCGGGCAATGTGCGGCTGGCCGGCTCCGTCACTGCGCAGGGCGCCAATTCCATGGGCGCGCAATTCACCGGGAACATCAATGGTGCGCTGGTGGTGCAAGGCGCGATCAGCGCCACTGGCTATCGCGCCACCACCGCGCCGTCGAACACCAGCAAGCTTGATGCCGACGACCTGCTGCAGGGCGGATCGGCACTGGTGGTGGAAGGCGATGTGACTGGCGGAATCCTGCTGGCAGTCGCGCCTGCCGATACGGATTCGGCGAAGGACGACGAGGATGGCGACGGGATCAAGGATGCCGAGGAAGGCAACGCCCTGGTCACCTCCTTCGGTGCGGCACCGGCGATGGTGATCGGCGCGCAGTCGCGGGACATCACCATCGGTTCCGTCGCGGGCACGGCCAGCGGTTATGGCCTGATCGTGGACGGCGTCGTGGCCGGCAAGGGCGTCTATCCGGGCGTGGATGGCAATGGGCTGGTGATCGGCGGGCGCGGCGGCGCGGTGACCATTGCGAAGGGCATTGGTATCGCGGGCTCGGTGACGGCCGATTCCGCTGGGGCCAATGCTACCGCTCTCCGGCTGGGCGCAGGTGCGGCGACGCCGGAAATGCACGTTTCGGGCACCATCTCCGCCACCGGGGCAGCCAGCGCGGACAAGGCCGCGCGGGCGCTGGTTATCGATACCGGTGCCAGTCTTCCTACCCTGCGCAACAGCGGCACGATCAAGGCTGCTGCCACGGGCAAGGAAGGCGTGGCCACGGCGATCCTTGACCAGAGCGGCGGCCTTGCCCTGATCGAGAACAGCGGGACGATCTCTGCGACGGGTCCTGAGGGATCGACCGGGGCGCGCGTCGCCATCGATCTTTCCGCAAACGCTACGGGCGCTACGATCCGCCAGACGGAAGTCGCCGCCGGAAAGACTGCGCCTGCGATCCTCGGCGACGTGCGGTTCGGTGCGGGGAACGACCGGCTGGAGGTTGCCGACGGCACTGTGGCCGGCACCGTCACCTTCGGAAGCGGGGCCAACACGCTCGCCCTCTCGGGCGATGCCCGGCAGAGCGGAACGCTGGTGTTCGGCGCGGGGAACGACAGCGTGACGCTGGCGGGCTCCGCCGGCTTCAACGGCACGGCCGATTTCGGCGGCGGGGCGGATACGCTGACCCTCGGCGGAACCTCCTATTTCTCCGGTACGCTGGTCAACGCCACCGGACTGGCCGTGAATGTGACGGGCGGGGTGCTGGACATTACCAAGCCCGCTTCGATCGCGTCGTTGAATGTCGGCGCCTCGGGAACATTGGTGGCCACGCTGGACAAGACGGCGGGCGCGGGGTCGCTCTACAGCGTCTCCGGCACGGCCAGCTTCGCCAAGGGTTCGCAGCTGGCTCTTCGCATTTCCGATACGGACAATGCCGAAGGGCATTATGTGGTGCTGGAGGCCGGGTCACTGGAAGGCGTGGGCGATCTGGAAACGACCGCCGACACCATCCCCTTCATGTTCAAGGCCAAGCTGGACAGCGGTGCGCCCGCCAACCAGATCGCCGTCGACATCTCGCGCCGTACCACGGCGGAGCTCGGCCTAAACCGTTCGCAAAGCGCGGCCTACGGCGCCATCTTCCAGGCACTGGGCCAGGACGATGATATCGAACAGGTGTTCCTTGGCATCACTGACGGCGACCAGTTTCGTTCGGCTGTGCGGCAGCTCCTCCCCGATCACGCCGGCGGCGTGTTCGAAGGGCTGAGCCTCGGCGCGCGCGCCTTCGCCCGCCGGGTGGCCGACCCGCAGAGCCCGGTCTATTCGCTCGGCGGCCTCGATGTCATCGTCAGTTCCGCCTTCTGGAGCATGGACAAGTCCGAAGGGCTGACCTCCGCCTATGATGTGGACGGGCTCGGCTTCTCGGCCGCGGGCGAAGTGGATACGGGCCTCGGCGCATTCGGCGTTTCGGCCAGCTGGCTGTGGAACGAGACCACCAACGGGTCCGACAATCACCTCGTGCAGTCGGATACCTATGAGTTGGCAGCCTATTGGCGCGGGAACTGGGGCGGCTTCACCGCCTATGGCCGCGGCTCCTACGGCCTCGCCAGCTTCCGCGGGCGGCGCAGCTTCTTCGGCGCTGCCGGCACCAAGCAGATCGAACGCAATTCCACCGCCAAGTGGGATGGCACCATGGTGACCTTCAGCGGCGGCGCTTCCTACGAAAGCGGCAAGTATCTGTTTTTCCGCCCGGCCGTGCCCTTCGACTACACGAAGCTGGACGAGGACGGCTACACCGACAAGGGCGGCGGCAAGGGGCTCGACCTCGTCGTGGCGGATCGCAAGAGCGACGAATTCGCAGCGAACGGCGGCCTCACCGTGGGCGTGAACTTCCTCGGCGCTGGCCGCACGGACAGCAACTGGTTCCGCGTGGAGGGCGAGGGCGGCTGGCGCGAGATCGTCGGCGGTTCGCTCGGCGCCACCACTGCCCACTTCGCCGGAGGGGAGGACTTCACCCTCGATCCCGAACAGCCGGACAGCGGTTGGTACGGCCGCCTGCGCGCCGTCGGTGGCAGCCGCGTGTTCGAGATGAGCGGAGAGGCCGGGGCCGAGAAGCAGTATGACGGGACCGCGCTTTCGCTGCGTGGGACCTTGCGGATGGCGTTCTGA
- a CDS encoding copper chaperone PCu(A)C, with translation MYRIPLRAAARPLPAMLALAGAALLAGCNGTPTEETSHITITDPWSRETAPGQEVGGAFMTITNSGNAADRLVSGESSVVTEVQLHTMSMDQGVMKMRQVDGGLEIPAGGTVTLAPGGYHLMLTGLTQPLEQGRPIPLTLHFERAGDVEIQLPVGPIGATGPGTATASASQAPDAAMDHAGMEMQHD, from the coding sequence ATGTATCGCATTCCCCTGCGCGCGGCTGCGCGCCCCCTGCCTGCCATGCTGGCGCTTGCCGGCGCGGCCCTGCTGGCCGGCTGCAATGGCACGCCGACCGAGGAAACCAGCCACATCACGATCACCGACCCCTGGTCGCGCGAGACGGCGCCGGGGCAGGAGGTCGGCGGCGCCTTCATGACCATCACCAACAGCGGCAATGCCGCGGACCGGCTGGTTTCGGGCGAGAGCTCCGTCGTCACGGAGGTGCAGCTTCACACCATGTCGATGGATCAGGGCGTGATGAAGATGCGCCAGGTGGATGGCGGGCTGGAGATCCCGGCCGGCGGCACCGTTACGCTCGCGCCCGGCGGCTATCACCTGATGCTGACGGGCCTCACCCAGCCGCTGGAGCAGGGCCGCCCCATCCCGCTGACGCTGCATTTCGAGCGCGCGGGCGATGTCGAGATCCAGCTGCCCGTCGGCCCCATCGGCGCGACCGGCCCCGGCACAGCGACGGCTTCAGCCAGCCAAGCCCCCGACGCCGCCATGGATCACGCGGGAATGGAGATGCAGCATGATTGA